In Ochrobactrum vermis, the following proteins share a genomic window:
- a CDS encoding recombinase family protein — protein sequence MNALFLKDLAMKTHRGLRGRVEKGKAGAGIATTIVSSRSWTPTASRSGASGKSSRRRPTPSAASSRICIRQKFEGLARDLNRDGIPGLLGRAWGDTSIRGHVSRGTSIVNNELYAGVLVWNRMRFIKAPSTGKPVSRLNPESQWIRTEVPHLRIVDDELWSAARARQKQIAANFGPNPANTREGRMKRVHLATRPVHLLSGLLAC from the coding sequence ATGAACGCGCTGTTCCTCAAGGACCTTGCCATGAAGACGCATCGCGGCCTTCGAGGCAGGGTGGAGAAAGGCAAGGCGGGGGCGGGCATTGCTACGACTATCGTGTCCTCAAGAAGCTGGACGCCAACGGCGAGCCGATCCGGGGCGAGCGGGAAATCATCCCGGAGGAGGCCGACACCATCCGCCGCATCTTCGCGAATTTGCATCCGGCAAAAGTTCGAAGGCCTTGCCAGGGATCTCAACCGCGACGGCATTCCCGGCCTGCTTGGCCGTGCATGGGGCGATACCAGCATCCGCGGCCATGTCTCGCGCGGCACCAGCATCGTCAACAACGAGCTATATGCCGGCGTGCTGGTCTGGAACCGCATGCGGTTCATCAAGGCCCCATCAACCGGCAAGCCCGTGTCGCGCCTCAATCCGGAAAGCCAATGGATCAGGACGGAGGTACCACACCTGCGCATCGTGGACGACGAACTGTGGAGCGCCGCCCGCGCACGGCAGAAGCAGATCGCGGCCAACTTCGGGCCGAATCCGGCCAATACCCGCGAAGGCCGGATGAAGCGCGTGCATCTGGCGACCCGTCCGGTTCATCTTCTTTCCGGCCTTCTCGCCTGCTGA
- a CDS encoding helix-turn-helix domain-containing protein, with translation MFVKLTKYFLFVKQRDGQLPNSITAAQCRGARAMLGLSQGQLADAAKVSRPTVVDFERGVRLPHANNLEAIRAALEAAGIEFISENGSGPGVRLAKKTTP, from the coding sequence ATGTTTGTTAAATTAACAAAATATTTTCTTTTTGTCAAACAACGGGACGGGCAATTGCCAAATAGTATTACTGCCGCTCAGTGTAGGGGAGCACGAGCAATGCTGGGCCTAAGCCAAGGTCAGTTAGCTGACGCAGCGAAGGTATCCAGACCGACGGTTGTGGATTTCGAGCGAGGAGTTCGCTTACCTCACGCTAATAATCTCGAAGCGATCCGTGCAGCGTTAGAAGCCGCTGGTATCGAGTTCATTTCCGAAAACGGCAGTGGTCCGGGCGTGCGGCTGGCGAAGAAAACCACACCTTGA
- a CDS encoding HEPN domain-containing protein, giving the protein MTLPEHLGHFPESKRRELERIVRNLFDEFEDAQKSKLSEKKKNGRILKLVLFVPYRSEYNLLVVVTPETSADPRFWYRAEERFLRELTITRHLATPVNFIVHSIMDVNNQLALGLPFFVDIARDGILLYEAPGFPFASPKPLDPEAARAEMHRHLEHWFPSAAHRFELAKEAMGRGYHREAAFDLHQTVERLYHCTLHVLTLYRPKSHRLTFLRTHAEQVAPQLMDVWPSDSRFAARCFARLERAYVEARYSHHYKITGEELAWLAERVKELQETTAAICAAHLNGFDRAGMWKPSLTMTIRLP; this is encoded by the coding sequence ATGACCCTGCCTGAACACCTCGGCCATTTCCCCGAGAGTAAGCGCCGTGAACTGGAACGGATCGTACGAAACCTTTTCGATGAGTTCGAGGATGCACAAAAGAGCAAGCTGTCGGAAAAGAAGAAGAATGGCCGTATACTCAAGCTGGTTCTCTTTGTCCCTTATCGCTCTGAATATAACCTGCTGGTGGTCGTTACGCCCGAGACCTCTGCCGATCCGCGTTTTTGGTATCGGGCAGAAGAACGTTTCTTACGAGAACTGACGATCACCAGACATCTGGCAACGCCGGTCAATTTCATCGTTCACTCCATCATGGACGTGAACAATCAGCTCGCGCTCGGTCTGCCCTTCTTCGTGGACATCGCTCGCGACGGCATTTTGCTCTACGAGGCACCGGGCTTTCCCTTCGCCAGCCCCAAACCGCTCGATCCAGAGGCCGCCAGGGCTGAGATGCACCGGCATCTCGAGCACTGGTTCCCAAGTGCCGCGCATCGCTTCGAACTGGCGAAGGAGGCCATGGGGCGTGGCTATCACAGGGAAGCAGCCTTTGACCTGCACCAGACCGTCGAACGGCTCTATCATTGCACGCTGCATGTTCTGACGCTCTATCGCCCGAAATCTCACCGGCTGACCTTTCTACGCACCCATGCGGAACAGGTCGCGCCCCAGCTTATGGACGTCTGGCCCAGCGACAGCCGTTTTGCCGCGCGGTGCTTTGCCCGCCTCGAACGCGCCTATGTCGAGGCTCGTTATTCGCATCACTACAAAATCACAGGCGAAGAACTGGCTTGGCTGGCCGAGCGCGTGAAGGAGCTGCAAGAAACCACCGCCGCAATCTGCGCTGCACACCTCAATGGGTTCGACCGCGCAGGAATGTGGAAACCGAGCCTCACCATGACCATCAGGTTGCCCTGA
- a CDS encoding argonaute/piwi family protein, which produces MKIDVLREPRIEFSNAKTDIDPRRGLPKNGPSDNTGLRQIKLGFVGLSEDIDAAVAWLSRFETFIPAKENNSARFRNWPGLEKALNAKFMMEKRHRRIVSSSKYDQLFRDALKGQKFGELVELFEYEISSLYGDEAPDCIILCIKPELGDLRVMNPGLSPEERRALEFLRAEEESDQLALFQPSPDELEAASALYTMADDLLFRTFYRALKAKIMSDSQAVPIQVVRRDTIERPDDKGQSQATRVWNAAVSIYYKSKGIPWRPADLPKNVCFVGISFHHMKKRGGHLVYASVAQAYSTDIEPYAIKGASIDHDQKRDRQPYLNEAQARQLLEQILEEYERRAGVTPDRVVIHKTTNYQTEEERGFRTAAKDRVANCDLIWLRNTSFRVVRKGTEEPWRGTLCSLDGHSYLFTSGYIPWWNEFPGMHIPAPLEIGSCGETDIRARAEEILALTKMNWNSSDGITRFPITLLFARRVGELMCELSDNATPNPSYRFYI; this is translated from the coding sequence ATGAAGATCGACGTACTGCGTGAGCCCAGAATCGAGTTTTCAAATGCGAAAACCGACATCGATCCACGCCGGGGACTGCCAAAGAATGGGCCATCTGATAACACGGGTCTGCGGCAGATCAAGCTGGGCTTTGTAGGCCTGTCAGAAGATATCGATGCTGCCGTTGCATGGCTGTCGCGATTTGAGACTTTCATTCCGGCGAAGGAGAATAACTCCGCGCGTTTCCGGAATTGGCCGGGACTAGAAAAGGCCTTGAATGCAAAATTCATGATGGAGAAACGGCACAGACGGATTGTTTCTTCTTCGAAATATGATCAGCTTTTTCGCGATGCGCTGAAGGGCCAGAAATTCGGTGAGTTGGTCGAGCTCTTCGAATACGAGATCAGCAGTCTGTACGGGGACGAGGCCCCGGACTGCATAATCCTGTGCATCAAGCCTGAACTCGGTGATTTGCGCGTCATGAACCCCGGCCTGTCACCAGAAGAACGCCGGGCGCTGGAATTTTTGCGCGCCGAGGAGGAAAGCGACCAGCTTGCGCTCTTTCAGCCCTCGCCAGACGAGCTCGAAGCGGCGAGTGCCCTCTATACAATGGCAGACGATTTGCTGTTCCGAACGTTCTACCGTGCGCTGAAAGCCAAGATCATGTCTGATAGTCAGGCTGTTCCGATCCAGGTCGTCAGACGGGACACAATCGAACGGCCAGACGATAAGGGGCAAAGTCAGGCTACTCGTGTCTGGAACGCTGCCGTTTCTATCTACTACAAATCTAAGGGCATCCCGTGGCGGCCTGCTGACCTGCCGAAGAATGTCTGCTTTGTCGGGATTTCCTTTCACCACATGAAAAAGCGTGGCGGCCATCTGGTCTATGCCAGTGTGGCGCAGGCTTATTCGACAGATATCGAACCTTACGCGATCAAAGGGGCGAGCATTGATCATGACCAGAAGCGTGATCGCCAACCCTACCTAAATGAAGCGCAAGCGCGTCAATTGCTTGAGCAAATACTCGAAGAGTACGAGCGGCGAGCCGGAGTGACGCCCGACCGCGTGGTAATTCATAAAACCACAAACTATCAGACCGAAGAAGAACGGGGTTTCCGGACGGCTGCCAAAGATAGGGTCGCCAACTGCGATCTGATCTGGCTGCGCAATACCTCGTTTCGTGTCGTCCGCAAAGGAACCGAAGAACCCTGGCGCGGCACACTGTGTTCGCTGGATGGTCATTCCTATCTGTTCACGAGCGGCTATATCCCGTGGTGGAACGAGTTCCCAGGAATGCACATTCCGGCTCCTCTGGAGATTGGCTCTTGCGGTGAAACCGACATTCGGGCGCGTGCTGAGGAAATCCTGGCATTGACCAAAATGAACTGGAATTCCAGTGACGGGATTACCCGTTTCCCGATCACACTGCTATTTGCAAGGCGTGTAGGGGAACTGATGTGCGAGTTGTCAGATAACGCGACACCCAATCCCTCTTATCGCTTCTATATTTGA
- a CDS encoding DUF262 domain-containing protein, whose translation MKAGPVTIRQLLENRQRFCVPIYQRHYVWTRDKQWLPFWNDVRTKAIERLNGRERRFSHFMGAVVLEARGSVSSRQVTSFQVVDGQQRLTTFQLYLAAARDYAKQAGFDDTVGLVEGYLFNEKQHLMEDAEVEKFKVWPTKYDRVLFQDIVTLGRLELRKKYSAHFYKGKDKIYDYSTVPNLLGAYGFFFEHIRHAVESDDLEDDFAETIDGAPDEEDEVAQETFDQDRAAMELRLDALWESLIEEFKVVEIILEEGDDAQVIFETLNERGEPLLAADLVRNNIFHRADARQEKAEKLFEKHWKDFEAPFWSEMEKQGRYKKARIEFFLANFIAGQVAGEVTLSKLFSEYKAFLKVQADRPGGGYQTVDAELTDLARYGALYRRLLEKKLDDPLGHFAWLLSPWDVTTVYPLILRLWAEDGMGDGERHTCLDTVLSLIVRRAICGLTTKNYNKFFLSVLRHLEAKGFSAERLSAFLIAQTSESARFPTDREFEAAWLSAPVYGKRLTPLRVRAVLEAIERQKRHKFHETEHLSTDLSVEHILPAEWKAHWPLGDGNLVSSDEAYQAVFAMDEDETRVGQIIRRQRLLNTFGNLTILTQPLNSSVRNGRYEIKRKALQDHSLLVMNREITKVENWNEDTIEARGKLLFETAQEVWPYPSTVISKAALD comes from the coding sequence ATGAAAGCAGGACCAGTTACCATTCGGCAGCTACTTGAAAACCGCCAGCGATTCTGCGTTCCGATCTATCAGCGTCACTATGTATGGACCCGCGACAAGCAATGGCTCCCCTTCTGGAACGATGTGCGCACCAAAGCCATCGAACGCCTCAACGGGCGGGAACGGAGGTTTTCCCACTTCATGGGGGCTGTTGTTCTAGAAGCGCGCGGCAGCGTATCCTCCCGCCAAGTTACCTCGTTCCAGGTAGTGGATGGGCAGCAGCGCCTGACTACCTTCCAACTGTATCTCGCGGCAGCACGCGACTACGCCAAGCAGGCAGGATTCGACGACACGGTTGGGCTGGTAGAGGGCTACTTGTTCAACGAAAAGCAACATCTCATGGAAGATGCCGAGGTGGAGAAATTCAAGGTCTGGCCAACGAAATACGATAGAGTCCTGTTTCAGGATATTGTCACGCTGGGCCGCCTGGAGCTTCGAAAGAAATACAGCGCTCACTTCTACAAGGGCAAGGACAAGATTTACGACTATAGCACCGTGCCAAATCTACTGGGCGCCTATGGATTCTTCTTTGAGCATATTCGTCATGCGGTTGAGAGCGACGATCTGGAAGACGATTTTGCCGAAACGATTGACGGCGCGCCGGACGAGGAAGATGAGGTGGCACAGGAAACCTTTGATCAAGATCGTGCGGCGATGGAGCTGCGGCTGGACGCGCTGTGGGAGTCGCTGATTGAAGAATTCAAGGTTGTCGAGATCATACTCGAAGAGGGCGACGATGCTCAGGTTATCTTCGAAACGCTGAATGAACGCGGTGAACCTTTGCTAGCGGCGGACCTAGTACGCAACAATATCTTTCACCGTGCTGATGCCCGGCAAGAAAAGGCTGAGAAGCTCTTTGAAAAGCACTGGAAGGATTTTGAAGCCCCCTTCTGGAGCGAGATGGAAAAGCAAGGGCGGTACAAAAAAGCCAGGATCGAATTCTTCCTTGCGAACTTCATTGCAGGTCAGGTCGCTGGAGAGGTTACGCTTTCCAAGCTATTCAGCGAATACAAGGCCTTCTTAAAGGTGCAGGCCGACCGGCCGGGCGGCGGCTATCAAACCGTCGATGCGGAGCTCACGGATCTCGCGCGCTACGGTGCGCTATACCGAAGGCTCCTGGAAAAGAAGCTAGATGATCCGCTCGGTCACTTCGCTTGGTTGCTGAGTCCATGGGACGTGACAACGGTTTATCCATTGATCCTCCGGCTTTGGGCTGAAGATGGCATGGGTGACGGTGAGCGCCATACGTGCCTGGATACGGTGCTGTCACTCATCGTAAGGCGCGCCATTTGCGGGCTGACGACAAAAAATTACAACAAGTTCTTTCTATCGGTGCTTAGGCACCTCGAAGCGAAGGGCTTCAGCGCCGAAAGACTGTCTGCCTTTCTTATCGCCCAAACGTCGGAAAGCGCGCGCTTCCCGACAGACCGCGAATTTGAGGCGGCATGGCTGTCCGCGCCTGTCTACGGCAAACGCCTGACGCCACTGCGCGTCCGTGCGGTGTTGGAAGCAATAGAGCGTCAAAAGCGTCATAAATTCCATGAAACTGAACATTTAAGCACAGACCTCTCTGTGGAGCACATCCTCCCGGCTGAGTGGAAAGCGCATTGGCCCCTAGGCGACGGTAACCTCGTCAGCAGCGATGAAGCTTATCAGGCTGTCTTTGCGATGGACGAAGATGAAACTCGGGTCGGCCAAATCATCCGAAGACAGCGCCTTCTGAATACATTCGGCAACCTGACGATCCTAACTCAGCCGCTAAACAGTAGCGTCCGCAACGGAAGATATGAAATCAAGCGCAAGGCCCTGCAAGATCATTCGCTCCTGGTGATGAACCGGGAAATCACGAAGGTCGAGAATTGGAACGAGGATACTATCGAGGCGCGAGGCAAGTTGCTTTTCGAAACAGCCCAAGAAGTGTGGCCATATCCGAGTACTGTGATCTCAAAGGCAGCGCTTGATTAG
- a CDS encoding GIY-YIG nuclease family protein has protein sequence MADFTDEDDALLAELGVEVETKKAGSRTPREERIIAGFEEIQRFVEEHGRAPRHGEDRDIFERLYAVRLDRIRSLEECRALVEPLDHQGLLGDEIATAQPDIDEMDDDALLAELGIEAEAPEITTLKHVRSTAEKRAAEEIANRERCEDFDKFKPLFDQVQADLKSGVRTTRKFVKDAGFLKAEITAGQFFILGGQTAYVADVGEPIKAPNGETDARLRVIYSNGTESNLLLRSLQRALYKDEAGRRITEPSAGPLFAEETDEDDTASGTIYVLRSKSNHPLVVENRDIVHKIGVTSGSVEKRIANAKLDATFLLADVEIVATYKLYNISRAKLENLIHRVFEPAKLEIKIKDRFGNPVVPREWFLVPLFVVDEVVERIKDGSISNYTYNPQGARLSLRGDHAAN, from the coding sequence ATGGCTGATTTCACCGATGAAGATGATGCTCTGCTTGCTGAATTAGGGGTTGAGGTCGAAACCAAGAAAGCGGGCAGCCGCACGCCGCGCGAAGAGCGGATTATCGCAGGCTTTGAAGAAATTCAGCGCTTTGTCGAAGAGCATGGCCGCGCGCCACGCCACGGCGAAGACCGCGACATTTTCGAGCGGCTTTATGCCGTTCGGCTGGATCGTATCCGTTCGCTGGAAGAGTGCCGCGCGCTAGTCGAACCGCTCGATCATCAGGGCTTACTTGGCGATGAGATTGCCACCGCTCAGCCCGATATTGACGAAATGGACGATGATGCGCTTCTGGCCGAACTCGGAATCGAAGCGGAAGCGCCAGAGATCACGACACTGAAGCATGTTCGCTCAACGGCAGAAAAACGGGCCGCCGAGGAGATTGCCAACCGTGAACGCTGCGAGGATTTCGATAAATTCAAGCCACTGTTCGACCAGGTCCAGGCCGATCTGAAAAGCGGCGTGCGCACGACACGGAAATTCGTAAAGGATGCGGGTTTCCTGAAAGCCGAAATCACGGCAGGTCAGTTTTTCATTCTGGGCGGGCAGACTGCCTATGTCGCGGATGTCGGCGAACCGATTAAGGCTCCGAATGGCGAGACAGACGCCCGTTTGCGCGTGATCTATTCCAACGGGACGGAAAGCAATCTGTTGCTGCGGTCACTTCAGCGCGCTCTCTACAAGGACGAAGCGGGTCGCCGTATCACCGAGCCAAGCGCCGGGCCGCTTTTTGCCGAGGAGACCGATGAGGATGATACCGCCAGCGGAACGATCTATGTTCTGCGCAGCAAATCGAACCATCCTCTTGTGGTCGAGAACCGCGACATCGTGCACAAAATAGGAGTGACCAGCGGCAGCGTCGAAAAGCGCATTGCCAACGCCAAGCTCGATGCCACCTTCTTGCTGGCGGACGTGGAAATCGTCGCAACCTACAAACTTTACAACATCAGCCGGGCGAAACTCGAAAACCTGATCCATCGGGTGTTCGAGCCTGCAAAGCTTGAAATCAAGATCAAAGATCGCTTCGGCAATCCGGTCGTGCCGAGGGAGTGGTTTTTGGTGCCGCTGTTCGTGGTCGATGAGGTTGTGGAGAGGATCAAGGATGGCAGCATAAGCAACTACACCTACAACCCGCAGGGAGCTCGCTTGTCGCTTCGAGGCGATCACGCGGCGAACTGA
- a CDS encoding DEAD/DEAH box helicase, which produces MIQSVPSVSVTYARNGNSTKPNELGMRPMQEAVYEKRGEQYLLIKSPPASGKSRALMFVALDKLNNQGCKQAIVVVPEKSIGSSFADEALSKHGFYWDWHVSPKWNLCNAPGADGGKVNSVKAFLEGDDKVLVCTHATFRFAVDKFGIEVFDDRLIAVDEFHHVSANPDNKLGSHLGQLIGRGKTHIVAMTGSYFRGDAEPVLMPEDETKFEPVTYTYYQQLNGYKYLKSLDIGYFFYAGAYSDDILKVLDPDEKTIIHIPSVNSRESTKDKIREVEHIIEELGSWQGSDPETGFQLVKRPDGRILKIADLVDPDHQATIQASLRSPEMKTNREYVDIIIALGMAKEGFDWIWCEHALTVGYRSSLTEVVQIIGRATRDAPGKARARFTNLIAEPDASEEAVTEAINDTLKAIAASLLMEQVLAPRFNFTPKRLESEPTPGFDYGEGGYDPNKYNVGFNEESGEFQIEIKGLAEPTSKEAQRICQEDLNEVITAFVQDKRSIERGLFDEELVPEELTQVRLGKIIKDKYPELDDEDQEAVRQHAIAALNLTQQAKAALNPDGEAPKSGNTALLDGIRKIAMDVRELDIDLIDRINPFGEAYAILAKTMNEESLKQVAAVISGKNVKLTPEEARDLARRAVKFKQERGRLPSITAADAWERKMAEGVAFLARMKAEAANG; this is translated from the coding sequence ATGATCCAATCCGTCCCCTCCGTTTCCGTCACCTACGCGCGGAATGGCAACTCCACCAAGCCGAACGAGCTTGGCATGCGGCCTATGCAGGAGGCGGTATACGAGAAGCGGGGCGAGCAATATCTGCTGATCAAATCGCCTCCGGCATCAGGCAAGAGCCGGGCGCTGATGTTCGTCGCGCTGGACAAGCTCAACAATCAGGGCTGCAAACAGGCGATTGTCGTTGTGCCGGAAAAATCCATCGGTTCCAGCTTCGCCGATGAGGCGCTGTCGAAGCACGGCTTCTATTGGGATTGGCATGTCTCTCCGAAATGGAACCTTTGCAATGCGCCCGGCGCAGACGGCGGCAAGGTCAATTCCGTGAAAGCGTTTCTGGAAGGCGACGACAAGGTTCTCGTCTGCACCCATGCCACTTTCCGCTTCGCCGTCGATAAGTTCGGCATCGAGGTTTTCGATGACAGGCTGATCGCGGTGGATGAGTTTCACCACGTTTCCGCCAATCCCGACAACAAGCTTGGTTCGCATCTTGGTCAGCTTATCGGGCGCGGCAAGACCCATATCGTTGCCATGACCGGCTCTTATTTCCGGGGCGACGCCGAGCCCGTGCTGATGCCCGAGGACGAGACCAAGTTCGAGCCCGTTACCTACACCTACTATCAGCAGCTCAACGGCTATAAATATCTGAAATCACTCGATATCGGCTACTTCTTCTACGCTGGAGCCTATTCGGACGACATTTTGAAAGTGCTCGACCCGGATGAGAAAACCATCATCCATATACCTTCGGTGAATTCGCGTGAAAGCACCAAGGACAAGATCAGGGAAGTCGAGCATATCATTGAAGAGCTGGGGTCTTGGCAGGGCTCCGATCCAGAAACCGGCTTTCAACTGGTGAAGCGGCCCGATGGCCGCATCCTGAAAATCGCCGATCTGGTCGATCCCGATCATCAGGCGACAATCCAGGCAAGCCTCCGGTCGCCCGAAATGAAGACAAACCGCGAATATGTGGACATCATCATCGCCCTTGGCATGGCGAAGGAAGGTTTTGACTGGATTTGGTGTGAGCACGCCCTCACCGTTGGCTATCGCTCTAGCCTGACCGAGGTCGTTCAAATCATTGGCCGCGCGACACGTGATGCCCCTGGCAAAGCCCGCGCGCGTTTCACCAATCTGATTGCCGAACCGGATGCGTCCGAGGAGGCCGTGACGGAAGCGATCAACGATACGCTGAAAGCGATTGCGGCGAGCTTGCTCATGGAACAGGTGCTCGCGCCCCGTTTCAATTTCACGCCCAAGCGCTTGGAAAGCGAGCCGACACCCGGCTTCGACTATGGCGAGGGCGGTTATGATCCGAACAAATACAATGTCGGTTTCAACGAAGAGAGCGGTGAATTCCAGATCGAGATCAAGGGGCTTGCCGAGCCGACAAGCAAAGAGGCCCAGCGCATTTGCCAGGAAGACCTGAACGAGGTCATCACGGCTTTCGTTCAGGACAAGAGGTCAATTGAACGGGGCCTGTTCGATGAGGAATTGGTGCCGGAAGAGCTGACCCAGGTCCGCCTTGGTAAGATCATCAAGGATAAATATCCGGAATTGGACGACGAGGATCAGGAGGCCGTGCGCCAGCATGCTATTGCAGCTCTGAACCTGACCCAGCAGGCCAAAGCCGCGCTGAACCCCGATGGGGAAGCTCCGAAATCCGGCAATACCGCCTTGCTTGACGGCATCCGGAAGATCGCCATGGATGTGCGAGAGCTCGACATTGACCTGATCGACCGCATCAATCCGTTCGGTGAAGCCTACGCGATCCTTGCCAAGACGATGAACGAGGAGAGCCTCAAGCAGGTCGCTGCCGTCATCTCCGGCAAGAATGTCAAATTGACACCCGAAGAGGCCCGCGATCTTGCTCGCCGCGCGGTGAAATTCAAGCAGGAGCGCGGACGTTTGCCGTCCATCACCGCCGCCGATGCGTGGGAACGGAAGATGGCGGAAGGTGTGGCTTTCCTCGCGCGCATGAAAGCGGAGGCCGCAAATGGCTGA